A portion of the Edaphobacter lichenicola genome contains these proteins:
- a CDS encoding multicopper oxidase family protein: protein MSDSSSSRRRFLQQTAALGLLYGSRHSFAQMHDMHQMSPAQKPIPDAPGKNVPMLHVLQLTPFVDALPVPETMGVAHPGKLRITMREVHAKVHRDVPPTRMWSYGPTPLAPIIEARSGHPLEIEWVNNLPTTHFLPIDHSLHGCGHDIPDVRTTTHVHGARVPSKADGYPTDWFVPGKSRTCVYPLQQDAATLWYHDHAMGLNRLNTYAGLFGMFLVRDKVEDSLHLPSGKYEIPLILYDRDFTTDGQLFYATSGDPEHPWIPEFTADGILINGKIRPYLEVEPRLYRFRILNSANSRFFGLALDNHQPLIQIGSDQGLLPAPVEQKFFALAPAERADVLIDFSKSAGKTLHLRTGALDILQFRVAAQTASASPSISFPRTLRTIERTPESSAVTTRTITLNEHQDRLQNPMVMLINNKHWHEPTTEFPKLNTTEIWELVNQTEDTHPMHIHLVRFQILDRRTFDTFEYMSTKKMRFIAPAQPPAPNELGWKDTIQCPAGTVTRVIIRFEGYTGKYLYHCHILEHESNDMMRPFEVIA, encoded by the coding sequence TTGTCCGATTCCAGTTCGTCCCGCCGACGCTTCCTGCAACAGACCGCCGCACTCGGCCTTCTCTACGGCTCCCGCCACAGCTTCGCCCAGATGCACGACATGCACCAGATGTCGCCTGCCCAGAAGCCCATCCCCGACGCACCCGGCAAGAACGTGCCCATGCTGCACGTCCTTCAGCTCACCCCCTTCGTCGACGCACTCCCCGTCCCCGAGACCATGGGCGTAGCGCACCCCGGCAAACTCCGCATCACCATGCGCGAGGTCCACGCCAAAGTGCATCGCGATGTCCCGCCCACACGCATGTGGAGCTACGGCCCAACGCCGCTCGCTCCCATCATCGAAGCGCGCTCCGGCCATCCCCTCGAGATCGAGTGGGTCAACAACCTCCCCACCACCCACTTTCTTCCCATCGACCACAGCCTCCATGGCTGCGGCCACGATATCCCCGACGTTCGCACCACCACCCACGTCCACGGCGCTCGCGTCCCCTCCAAAGCCGACGGCTACCCCACCGACTGGTTCGTTCCGGGCAAGAGCCGCACCTGCGTCTATCCACTCCAGCAGGACGCCGCGACCCTCTGGTATCACGACCACGCCATGGGTTTGAACCGCCTCAACACCTACGCCGGTCTCTTCGGCATGTTCCTCGTCCGCGACAAGGTAGAAGACTCGCTCCATCTCCCCTCCGGCAAGTACGAGATCCCCCTCATCCTCTACGACCGCGACTTCACGACCGACGGCCAGCTCTTTTACGCCACCTCCGGAGATCCCGAACATCCCTGGATCCCCGAATTCACTGCCGACGGCATCCTCATCAACGGAAAGATACGCCCCTACCTCGAGGTCGAACCGCGCCTCTACCGCTTCCGCATCCTCAACTCTGCCAACAGCCGCTTCTTCGGCCTCGCCCTCGACAATCACCAACCCCTGATTCAGATCGGCAGCGATCAGGGCCTCCTCCCAGCACCGGTGGAGCAGAAGTTCTTCGCCCTGGCACCAGCCGAGCGCGCCGACGTCCTCATCGACTTCAGCAAATCCGCCGGTAAAACTCTTCACCTCCGCACCGGAGCCCTGGACATACTCCAGTTCCGCGTGGCCGCACAGACCGCCTCAGCCAGCCCATCCATCTCCTTCCCCAGGACCCTGCGCACCATCGAGCGCACCCCCGAGTCCTCCGCCGTCACCACCCGCACCATCACCCTCAATGAGCATCAGGACCGCCTCCAGAATCCGATGGTCATGCTCATCAACAACAAGCACTGGCACGAACCCACCACCGAGTTCCCCAAACTCAATACCACCGAGATCTGGGAGTTGGTTAACCAGACCGAGGACACGCACCCCATGCACATTCATCTCGTGCGCTTCCAAATCCTCGACCGCCGCACTTTCGATACCTTCGAGTACATGTCCACCAAAAAAATGCGCTTTATTGCACCTGCGCAGCCGCCAGCACCCAACGAACTTGGTTGGAAAGACACCATTCAGTGCCCGGCAGGCACCGTAACGCGCGTCATCATTCGCTTCGAAGGCTACACCGGCAAATACCTCTACCACTGCCACATCCTCGAACACGAATCCAACGACATGATGCGCCCCTTCGAAGTCATAGCCTGA
- a CDS encoding phospholipase C yields MIRKLLALSLCSTLILSGCGQGTLSNPAGNGNSNTTPPPAPPTPITPQAAIKHVVVIFGENISFDHYFGTYPNAANLAGETPFSPATAATVAAATAAGTTSLPATPTNMVNYISTPSLLTANPNLNSANNVTAMNSNPSNPFRLAPAQAATADQDHNYNPEQLAFDNGKMDLFPISVGTPDSEAIAALPNLAAVTNAPPQANTTALTMGYYDGNTVTAMWNYAQHYSINDHSFGSTFGPSTPGAINLASGQTNGVINPLNVASSIVADGQGGFTDINDADPTGDLCSSTTANFSMSGKNIGDLLNAANITWGFFEGGFDLTVTNANGTTGCGRTTGAVNIPTHPLKADYIPHHQPFQYYASTANLNHNRPSQGVAIGAADPNGANHQYDMHDFTDALAAGNMPAVSFLKAPGFQDAHAGYSDPLDEQTFVVNTINAIEKSPFWSSTAIIIAYDDSDGWYDHLTDIVNGSASVSDAAICTGAAAASLPGPNSNGAPVQGRCGHGPRLPLLVISPWAKKNFIDNTPTDQASIPRFIEDIFLSSARIGNGSFDASAGALTNMFNFTNGAVPPNPNVVTLDPTTGKVTSGN; encoded by the coding sequence ATGATTCGGAAACTTCTTGCCCTCTCGTTGTGCTCGACTCTTATCCTCAGCGGCTGCGGCCAGGGCACGCTCAGCAATCCCGCCGGCAACGGCAACTCCAACACCACGCCGCCGCCAGCCCCGCCCACACCGATAACCCCCCAGGCGGCCATCAAGCACGTCGTCGTCATCTTCGGCGAGAACATCTCCTTCGATCACTACTTCGGCACCTACCCCAACGCCGCGAACCTCGCCGGGGAAACGCCCTTCTCGCCAGCGACCGCTGCCACGGTAGCCGCTGCGACCGCTGCCGGAACCACAAGCCTTCCAGCGACTCCGACCAATATGGTCAACTACATCAGCACCCCATCGCTGCTCACCGCGAACCCCAACCTGAACAGCGCCAACAACGTCACCGCGATGAACTCGAACCCGTCAAATCCGTTCCGTCTGGCCCCGGCACAAGCAGCCACAGCGGATCAGGATCACAACTACAACCCCGAGCAGCTTGCCTTCGACAACGGCAAGATGGACCTCTTCCCGATCTCGGTCGGCACGCCGGACAGCGAAGCCATTGCAGCTCTGCCTAACCTGGCGGCGGTCACCAACGCCCCTCCGCAAGCGAACACCACCGCGCTCACCATGGGCTACTACGACGGCAACACCGTCACCGCCATGTGGAACTACGCGCAGCACTACTCCATCAACGATCACTCGTTCGGTTCCACCTTCGGCCCGTCCACTCCGGGCGCCATCAACCTCGCCTCCGGCCAGACCAACGGCGTCATCAATCCCCTGAACGTCGCCTCCTCCATCGTCGCTGACGGTCAGGGCGGCTTCACCGATATCAACGATGCCGACCCAACGGGCGATCTCTGCTCCTCCACCACCGCTAACTTCAGCATGTCCGGCAAGAACATCGGCGACCTCCTCAACGCCGCCAACATTACCTGGGGTTTCTTTGAGGGCGGCTTTGACCTCACCGTCACCAACGCCAACGGAACCACCGGATGCGGACGCACCACCGGCGCCGTCAATATTCCCACCCACCCCCTGAAGGCTGATTACATCCCGCACCACCAGCCCTTCCAGTACTACGCTTCGACCGCTAACCTGAATCACAACCGCCCCAGTCAGGGCGTTGCAATCGGTGCAGCTGATCCGAATGGCGCCAACCACCAGTACGACATGCATGACTTCACCGACGCCCTCGCCGCTGGCAACATGCCTGCCGTCAGCTTCCTCAAGGCCCCCGGCTTCCAGGATGCGCACGCTGGTTACTCCGATCCCCTCGACGAGCAGACCTTCGTCGTCAACACCATCAACGCCATCGAGAAGTCGCCCTTCTGGTCCTCCACCGCCATCATCATCGCCTACGATGACTCCGACGGCTGGTACGATCACCTGACCGACATCGTCAACGGCTCCGCCAGCGTCTCCGACGCGGCCATCTGCACCGGCGCCGCAGCCGCCTCGCTCCCTGGTCCCAACTCCAACGGTGCCCCCGTGCAGGGACGCTGCGGACACGGCCCACGCCTCCCGCTTCTGGTCATCTCACCCTGGGCGAAGAAGAACTTCATCGACAACACCCCCACCGATCAGGCCTCCATTCCGCGCTTCATCGAAGATATCTTTCTCTCTAGCGCGCGTATCGGCAATGGATCGTTCGATGCCTCTGCTGGTGCACTCACCAACATGTTCAACTTCACCAACGGCGCTGTCCCTCCGAACCCCAACGTGGTCACGCTCGACCCCACCACCGGCAAGGTTACCAGCGGCAACTAA
- the tgt gene encoding tRNA guanosine(34) transglycosylase Tgt produces the protein MGLFFEIEKTAEGGGRRGRLRLPHGVVETPVFMPVGTAASVKAVPQSLLEVVGAGGKGAQIILANTYHLYLRPGHELVRRMGGVHRFMSWERPMLTDSGGFQVFSLSKLRKITPDGVEFRSHLDGSKHFFSPEHSMDVQIALGADIAMVFDECVETPATWERTRESMGLTHAWALRSKDHFELHKERVPWFEALGGATQSLFGIVQGGMYADLRKESAERLVEMDLPGYAIGGLAVGEPREVTREMIARTLEHLPKDKPRYVMGVGYPDEIEEYARMGVDMMDCVLPTRAGRHGLLFTSEGRINIKKKEYAEDQGPVDARCGCMVCQRYTRAYLRHLFASGEPLSAVLNSVHNLAFYLDTMERVRGELAAVTAAVQA, from the coding sequence ATGGGACTTTTTTTTGAGATAGAGAAGACGGCGGAGGGTGGCGGACGCAGGGGGCGGCTGAGGCTGCCGCACGGGGTGGTGGAGACTCCGGTGTTTATGCCGGTGGGGACGGCGGCGAGTGTGAAGGCGGTGCCGCAGAGTCTGCTGGAGGTGGTCGGCGCTGGGGGGAAGGGCGCGCAGATTATTTTGGCGAATACATACCATCTGTATCTGCGGCCGGGGCATGAGCTGGTGCGGCGGATGGGTGGGGTGCATCGGTTTATGAGCTGGGAGCGGCCGATGCTGACGGACTCGGGTGGGTTTCAGGTTTTTAGTTTGAGCAAGCTGCGGAAGATCACGCCGGATGGGGTGGAGTTCCGATCGCATCTGGATGGGAGCAAGCACTTCTTTTCGCCGGAGCACTCGATGGATGTGCAGATTGCGCTGGGTGCGGATATTGCGATGGTGTTCGATGAGTGCGTGGAGACGCCGGCGACGTGGGAGCGGACGCGGGAGTCGATGGGACTGACGCATGCGTGGGCGCTGCGGTCAAAGGATCACTTTGAGTTACATAAGGAGCGGGTGCCTTGGTTTGAGGCGCTGGGTGGAGCGACGCAGAGTCTGTTTGGGATCGTGCAGGGTGGGATGTATGCGGATCTGCGGAAGGAGAGTGCGGAGCGGCTGGTGGAGATGGATCTGCCGGGGTATGCGATTGGCGGGTTGGCGGTGGGTGAGCCAAGGGAAGTGACGCGGGAGATGATTGCGCGGACGCTGGAGCATCTGCCGAAGGATAAGCCGAGGTATGTGATGGGGGTGGGGTATCCGGATGAGATTGAAGAGTATGCGCGGATGGGTGTGGATATGATGGACTGCGTGTTGCCGACGCGGGCGGGGCGGCATGGGTTGCTGTTTACGTCGGAGGGGCGCATCAACATTAAGAAGAAGGAGTATGCGGAGGATCAGGGGCCGGTGGATGCTCGGTGTGGGTGCATGGTGTGCCAGCGGTATACGAGGGCTTATCTGCGGCACCTGTTTGCGTCGGGGGAGCCGCTGAGTGCGGTGCTGAATAGCGTGCACAATTTGGCGTTTTATCTGGATACGATGGAGCGGGTGCGGGGGGAGTTGGCGGCGGTTACGGCTGCGGTGCAGGCTTAG
- a CDS encoding M20/M25/M40 family metallo-hydrolase, with amino-acid sequence MRLLTALFAVAIATPCVFAQTPAQTPATPTATPVTVSPDTRAAVSKLIGDVLVNGKAYDYDRHLADDIGPRLTGSDNYVHAVAWAQDQFKSLGLKNIHTESFNMPNLWEPETPAVGNIVEPRNQPLHIFSAGWSPSTPAEGVTGKVVYISQVLPIEKLQAAKDKITGNIVLFDSASFGEHPAIGDELKALVLLNSFGPKAVLTTGSANGTENAGSVSFNGDLAQFPAAQIGLEDELLIKRLLDEGPVTVHFSFKNRIRPATEVQNVIAEIPGREDPNSIVIVGAHLDSWHPATGAQDNGTGVATVLEVARAVQALGRPPRRTMRFILFGGEEQGLVGSNSYSKKHASDMASIDAVLISDTGAQPAKGWYLMGRDDEKQALTNIEPLLAGLGSNSTNPDTEFLFETDHAGFDVAGVPTLVLWNGIDKYFKLHHQASDSFDSVVQADLTQGVATTAATAYAIADSAQPFAPHDTPAEVEDMLKKANEYDNYKALKTAGFVP; translated from the coding sequence ATGCGTCTTTTAACTGCTCTCTTCGCCGTCGCCATCGCGACCCCGTGCGTCTTCGCTCAAACTCCAGCGCAAACTCCCGCAACACCCACCGCAACTCCCGTCACCGTCTCACCCGACACCCGCGCTGCCGTCAGCAAACTCATCGGCGACGTCTTGGTCAACGGCAAAGCCTACGACTACGACCGCCACCTCGCCGACGACATCGGCCCACGTCTCACCGGCTCCGACAACTACGTCCACGCCGTCGCCTGGGCACAAGACCAATTCAAATCCCTCGGCCTCAAAAACATCCACACCGAATCCTTCAACATGCCCAACCTTTGGGAGCCCGAGACACCCGCCGTCGGCAACATCGTCGAGCCACGCAACCAACCCCTCCACATCTTCTCCGCCGGATGGAGTCCCTCCACCCCAGCCGAGGGCGTCACCGGCAAGGTGGTCTACATCTCCCAGGTACTTCCCATCGAAAAGCTACAGGCCGCAAAAGACAAGATCACCGGCAACATCGTCCTCTTCGATAGCGCAAGCTTCGGTGAGCATCCCGCCATCGGGGATGAACTCAAGGCACTCGTCCTGCTCAATAGCTTCGGGCCGAAGGCGGTTCTCACCACCGGCAGCGCCAACGGCACCGAAAACGCAGGTTCGGTCAGCTTCAACGGCGACCTGGCCCAATTTCCAGCTGCCCAGATAGGCCTCGAAGACGAGCTCCTCATCAAGCGTCTCCTCGACGAAGGCCCCGTCACGGTTCACTTCTCCTTCAAAAACCGCATCCGTCCCGCAACCGAAGTACAAAACGTAATCGCCGAGATCCCCGGCCGCGAAGACCCCAACTCCATCGTCATCGTCGGCGCCCACCTCGACTCGTGGCACCCCGCGACCGGCGCACAGGATAACGGCACCGGTGTCGCCACCGTCCTCGAAGTCGCCCGCGCCGTTCAGGCTCTCGGCCGTCCGCCCCGCCGCACCATGCGCTTCATCCTCTTCGGCGGCGAAGAGCAAGGCCTCGTCGGCTCTAACTCCTACTCGAAGAAACACGCCAGCGACATGGCCTCCATTGACGCCGTCCTCATCTCCGACACCGGCGCCCAACCCGCAAAGGGCTGGTACCTCATGGGCCGCGACGACGAGAAGCAAGCCCTCACCAACATCGAGCCCCTCCTCGCCGGCCTCGGCTCCAACAGCACCAACCCCGACACCGAGTTCCTCTTCGAGACCGACCACGCGGGCTTTGATGTCGCCGGCGTCCCCACCCTCGTCCTCTGGAACGGCATCGACAAGTACTTCAAACTCCACCATCAGGCCTCCGACAGCTTCGACTCCGTCGTCCAGGCTGACCTCACCCAGGGCGTCGCCACCACAGCCGCCACGGCCTACGCCATCGCAGACTCAGCCCAACCCTTCGCCCCCCACGACACCCCCGCCGAAGTAGAAGACATGCTCAAAAAAGCCAACGAGTACGACAACTACAAAGCCCTCAAAACCGCAGGCTTCGTCCCGTAA
- a CDS encoding heme-degrading domain-containing protein encodes MPIAEDLAIIARQEAELRFTSFDYDTAWRLGLSLRDLATTRKHSIVIDIRRFGDPYQPLFYTAFPGTTPDNPRWVQRKCNIVSRFHRSSYAIGLSLEQTNRTFNDRYNLPDADYAAHGGCFPIHIAGTGIIGSVTVSGLAQREDHNLVVEALCLELKHDVASLRLPNPS; translated from the coding sequence ATGCCCATCGCCGAAGACCTCGCCATCATCGCCCGACAGGAAGCCGAACTCCGCTTCACCAGCTTCGACTACGACACCGCCTGGCGTCTCGGTCTCAGCCTTCGCGACCTGGCCACCACTCGCAAGCACTCCATCGTCATCGACATCCGCCGCTTTGGCGACCCCTACCAGCCCCTCTTCTACACCGCCTTCCCAGGCACGACACCCGACAATCCACGCTGGGTCCAGCGCAAGTGCAACATCGTCTCCCGCTTTCATCGCAGCTCCTACGCCATCGGCCTCTCACTCGAGCAGACCAACCGCACCTTCAACGACCGCTACAACCTTCCCGACGCCGACTACGCCGCCCACGGCGGCTGCTTCCCCATCCACATCGCCGGAACCGGCATCATCGGCAGCGTCACCGTCTCTGGCCTCGCACAACGCGAAGACCACAACCTCGTCGTCGAAGCCCTCTGTCTCGAACTCAAGCACGACGTAGCCTCGCTCCGTCTTCCAAATCCCTCCTAA
- a CDS encoding MmcQ/YjbR family DNA-binding protein, protein MTGAQYRRIALKLPGASEGANGGHPDFRVGGEIFCTLASEKEGYGVLMLTPEQQAAWWRTLLRCFRLFRVAGTDGDDRVRLDAVSADVLEATLRMAWKRQAPKGSAGTVP, encoded by the coding sequence GTGACAGGAGCTCAGTATCGGCGGATAGCTTTGAAGCTGCCGGGAGCTTCTGAGGGCGCTAATGGAGGGCACCCGGATTTCCGGGTTGGGGGAGAGATCTTTTGTACTCTTGCGTCTGAAAAGGAGGGATACGGGGTGCTGATGCTGACGCCGGAGCAGCAGGCGGCATGGTGGAGGACTCTCCTGAGGTGTTTTCGACTGTTCCGGGTGGCGGGGACGGATGGGGATGACCGTGTTCGACTGGACGCGGTGAGCGCCGATGTGCTTGAGGCGACGTTGAGAATGGCCTGGAAACGACAGGCGCCCAAGGGTTCGGCGGGGACGGTGCCTTGA
- the yajC gene encoding preprotein translocase subunit YajC: MVAMWLQSAMGGLGNLGSLALPILFFVVLYFLMIAPNQRKQKKWQEMLGQLKTGDRVTTNGGIRGTVLTVKDDLVVLRVQPDGVKLEFVKSAIAAVTTDEQAA, encoded by the coding sequence ATGGTTGCGATGTGGTTGCAGAGTGCGATGGGCGGGCTGGGTAATCTGGGTAGTCTCGCGTTACCGATCCTGTTTTTCGTGGTGCTTTACTTTTTGATGATTGCACCGAATCAGCGGAAGCAGAAAAAGTGGCAGGAGATGCTGGGTCAGTTGAAGACCGGCGACCGCGTCACCACGAACGGCGGTATTCGCGGTACGGTGCTGACCGTGAAGGATGATCTGGTTGTGCTGCGCGTGCAGCCGGATGGCGTGAAGCTTGAGTTCGTCAAGAGCGCGATTGCCGCGGTTACTACGGACGAACAAGCCGCCTAG
- the secD gene encoding protein translocase subunit SecD — protein sequence MGKNLAGKSAFIVAVLVIFCFGIVGIPHGGLTQSIKDRIHLGLDLKGGTHLVLEVHVAEAIGSATDRDVARLEEDLQKAGVVGATVGKTDPTRPQTIVVSGIPAAKLSDARGVLQGSDYSTYDVVTTADGNSTLTMKLAAVRDLETRTLDTSIETIRERIDKLGVSEPVIQKYGLGENQILVELPGVDDPARVEEIIQSTAKLSIHAVTGGPYETDQAAMQANGGVIPADSELVHGSGSAGAPDQIWLLKRVSEVEGTDFRDAQPGQDQNGRPNIRFNLTTEAGDRFYKYTEAHTASSATPGSMAIVLDNKVREVAGIQSAIRDSGEITGAFTQQQANDLSLMLRTGALPASISYLETRTVGPSLGAASIHQGIVAAIAGMLAVMIFMLIYYRGAGINADLALILNLVILLGFMGFTGSTLTLPGIAGVILTIGMGVDSNVLIFERIREELRAGKTAATAVQQGFAHAWVTIVDTHVTTIVSAMILFLFGSGPVRGFAVTLAFGLFANIFTAVLVSRVIFDTILQKKERGAALSI from the coding sequence ATGGGCAAGAATCTGGCCGGGAAATCGGCATTCATCGTTGCGGTACTGGTGATCTTCTGTTTCGGCATCGTGGGCATTCCACATGGCGGGCTCACGCAGTCGATCAAAGATCGTATCCACCTGGGGCTTGACCTCAAAGGCGGCACGCACCTGGTGTTGGAGGTTCACGTAGCCGAGGCTATTGGCTCCGCCACGGACCGGGACGTGGCACGGCTGGAGGAGGATCTCCAGAAGGCCGGGGTGGTTGGAGCGACGGTGGGCAAGACCGACCCGACGCGGCCGCAGACGATTGTGGTGTCGGGGATTCCGGCTGCAAAGCTGAGCGATGCGCGTGGCGTGTTGCAGGGCAGCGACTACTCGACCTACGACGTTGTGACGACAGCCGATGGCAACTCGACGCTGACGATGAAGCTGGCGGCGGTTCGTGATCTTGAGACGCGAACGCTGGATACGTCGATTGAGACGATTCGCGAGCGCATCGACAAGCTGGGTGTAAGCGAGCCGGTGATTCAGAAGTACGGGCTTGGTGAGAACCAGATCCTGGTGGAGCTGCCGGGTGTGGATGATCCGGCTCGGGTGGAAGAGATTATTCAGTCGACGGCGAAGCTGTCGATTCACGCTGTTACCGGTGGACCTTACGAGACGGACCAGGCTGCGATGCAGGCCAACGGCGGGGTGATTCCTGCTGACTCCGAGCTGGTGCATGGGTCGGGTTCTGCGGGTGCGCCGGATCAGATCTGGCTATTGAAGCGGGTGAGCGAGGTGGAAGGTACGGACTTCCGCGATGCGCAGCCGGGACAGGACCAGAATGGCCGGCCGAATATCCGGTTCAATCTGACGACGGAGGCGGGCGACCGGTTCTACAAGTACACGGAGGCGCATACGGCCTCGAGCGCAACGCCGGGCTCGATGGCGATTGTGCTGGACAACAAGGTGCGCGAGGTTGCAGGGATTCAGTCGGCGATTCGCGATAGCGGTGAGATTACGGGCGCGTTTACGCAGCAGCAGGCGAACGATCTTTCGTTGATGTTGCGCACGGGTGCACTGCCGGCTTCGATCTCGTATCTGGAGACGCGGACGGTAGGGCCGAGCCTGGGTGCTGCTTCGATTCACCAGGGCATCGTTGCTGCGATTGCGGGCATGCTGGCGGTGATGATCTTCATGCTGATCTACTATCGCGGCGCGGGGATCAATGCTGACCTGGCTTTGATTTTGAACCTGGTGATTTTGCTTGGGTTCATGGGCTTTACCGGATCTACGCTGACGCTGCCGGGTATCGCTGGTGTGATTTTGACGATCGGTATGGGCGTGGACTCGAATGTGCTGATCTTTGAGCGCATTCGTGAAGAGCTGAGGGCTGGCAAGACGGCGGCGACGGCGGTGCAGCAAGGTTTCGCGCATGCATGGGTAACTATCGTCGATACGCACGTGACGACGATCGTGTCGGCCATGATCCTGTTCCTGTTTGGTTCGGGACCGGTGCGTGGGTTTGCGGTAACGCTGGCCTTTGGTCTGTTTGCCAACATCTTTACCGCGGTTCTGGTCTCGCGTGTGATCTTCGACACGATTCTGCAGAAGAAAGAACGCGGCGCTGCGCTGTCCATTTAG
- the secF gene encoding protein translocase subunit SecF yields the protein MELFRTTNIDWLGKKWYFLGFSLIFSVLGVMSILFWHHIPLGVDFKGGTQVRVAFDQTPNEDHIRQAMDRAGVRDARIQRVSDPSGHAANKVIIALPESTATDQSHDAGRQSVETALNANYHDSAFTIEQVEIVGPTAGKQLQKQAWLATLYSLIGMLIYLWFRFELIYGVAAVVAVFHDTLITVGAFSLTNQEITLTVIAAILTLIGYSMNDTIVVFDRIRENLALSRRESLHDVVNRSINQTLSRTVISSGLTFLTVLSLYLFGGEVLHGFSFALVVGILIGTYSSIAVAAPMLVAYQDWRVKRGKSVTLPAGKRAKV from the coding sequence TTGGAACTGTTTCGTACAACGAATATCGATTGGCTCGGGAAGAAGTGGTACTTCCTCGGGTTTTCCCTGATCTTCTCCGTCTTAGGCGTGATGAGCATTTTGTTCTGGCATCACATCCCGCTGGGAGTCGACTTCAAGGGAGGGACGCAGGTCCGCGTAGCCTTCGATCAGACGCCGAATGAGGATCACATCCGGCAGGCGATGGATCGCGCTGGCGTCCGTGATGCCCGGATCCAGCGGGTGAGCGATCCGAGCGGTCATGCTGCGAATAAGGTGATCATTGCGCTGCCGGAGTCGACGGCGACCGATCAGTCGCATGACGCGGGCCGTCAGAGCGTCGAGACGGCGCTGAATGCGAACTATCACGACTCGGCTTTTACGATCGAGCAGGTGGAGATTGTCGGGCCGACGGCTGGAAAGCAGCTGCAGAAGCAGGCGTGGCTGGCTACGCTCTACTCGCTGATTGGGATGTTGATCTATCTGTGGTTCCGGTTTGAGCTGATCTATGGTGTGGCGGCAGTTGTGGCGGTGTTCCATGACACGCTGATCACGGTTGGTGCGTTCAGTTTGACGAATCAGGAGATAACCCTTACCGTTATCGCTGCCATCCTAACGCTGATTGGTTATTCGATGAACGACACGATCGTCGTCTTCGACCGCATTCGCGAGAATCTGGCGCTTTCACGGCGGGAGTCGCTGCATGATGTCGTCAATCGGAGCATCAATCAGACGCTGAGCCGGACGGTGATCTCGTCGGGGCTGACGTTTTTGACGGTGCTTTCGCTGTATCTGTTTGGCGGCGAGGTGCTGCATGGCTTCTCGTTCGCGCTGGTTGTGGGAATTTTGATTGGAACGTACTCGTCGATTGCGGTGGCGGCTCCGATGCTGGTGGCGTACCAGGATTGGCGGGTGAAACGGGGCAAGTCGGTGACGTTGCCTGCAGGAAAACGCGCCAAAGTGTAG
- a CDS encoding energy transducer TonB, whose protein sequence is MFESSLMESGGQIKTKSKYWMIGTFIFNGAILATMILIPLLYPEALPKTAMTAMLTAPPPPPPPPPPPPPAQIVKPIKMVSEIDQGLHAPTKIPKDIKMLKEDAAPPPQMAGVAGMSGMGSGSGVPGGVMGGIGTAPTPVVKVAPPKGPQRVSSGVINGLAISQPKPVYPPIARAAHVSGAVVLQAVISKTGTIEKLTVVSGPQMLQSAALQAVQNWRYKPYLLNGEPTEVDTQITVNFNFGGG, encoded by the coding sequence ATGTTCGAATCCTCGTTGATGGAATCCGGTGGCCAGATCAAGACCAAGTCCAAGTACTGGATGATTGGGACCTTTATCTTCAATGGCGCGATCCTGGCAACCATGATCCTTATTCCGCTGCTGTATCCTGAGGCGTTGCCGAAGACGGCAATGACCGCAATGCTTACAGCGCCGCCTCCACCCCCACCCCCCCCTCCACCACCCCCACCGGCTCAGATTGTGAAGCCGATCAAGATGGTGTCCGAGATCGACCAGGGCTTACATGCACCTACGAAGATTCCCAAAGACATCAAGATGCTGAAGGAAGACGCTGCCCCTCCGCCGCAGATGGCTGGAGTTGCGGGTATGTCTGGAATGGGTAGCGGAAGCGGCGTCCCAGGCGGCGTGATGGGCGGCATTGGAACTGCGCCGACCCCGGTCGTGAAGGTTGCTCCGCCGAAGGGCCCGCAGCGCGTCTCGAGCGGTGTCATTAATGGTCTGGCGATCTCTCAGCCGAAGCCGGTCTATCCTCCAATTGCACGAGCAGCGCACGTCTCAGGTGCGGTGGTTCTGCAGGCGGTGATCTCGAAGACGGGCACGATTGAGAAGTTGACGGTCGTCAGCGGCCCGCAGATGCTGCAGAGCGCTGCGTTGCAGGCTGTTCAGAACTGGCGTTACAAGCCGTATCTCTTGAACGGCGAACCCACCGAGGTGGATACACAGATCACCGTGAACTTCAACTTTGGCGGCGGCTAG